The following coding sequences are from one Mycobacterium bourgelatii window:
- a CDS encoding DUF2613 domain-containing protein, whose amino-acid sequence MNRIVAPVGASVVIGLLLGAFAIFGITLLVEQNEKPHVPPGDPSSSVLNRTEYGSRS is encoded by the coding sequence ATGAATCGGATCGTCGCGCCCGTCGGAGCCAGCGTGGTCATCGGGCTGTTGCTGGGGGCGTTCGCGATCTTCGGGATCACCCTGCTGGTGGAACAGAACGAGAAGCCGCACGTTCCCCCGGGCGACCCGTCGTCGTCTGTACTCAACCGGACCGAGTACGGCAGCCGCAGCTAG